Within the Musa acuminata AAA Group cultivar baxijiao chromosome BXJ2-9, Cavendish_Baxijiao_AAA, whole genome shotgun sequence genome, the region TTTggcctcaccaaaaatccaacCAGCATCTTAAGTGGGGCAGCTCAAGAAACCCTTTGAAGTGGTTGGGAAGTCACGTATAACTTAAGACAGACCATGCTGTTTCATTGAATGGTAAAGATTTGCAGAGAAGTCATCTTATCCTAACTTGTTAAACTTCAAAAGCCATAAATGCTAAATGAGCAGTTGGCGGTTGAAATTAAAAGCCTAACCTTCCAAAAATAAGGGCCGTGAGCACTGTGGTGCCTGAGGTGATGTCAAGAGCACATGCGTCAGCAAAGGCGTAATCAGCTCTCAAGAATGCACTCTTAATGGCTTCctccatgcagctgggaaagtagCCATCTTCAATTATGAACTTCAGGATGTTTGATCTGACAAAAGTTGCTGCATCTGTGCCACCATGGCCATCGAAAACCTGTTCACGACAAACAATTGTTTCTAAATCAATTGCTTGAATGATATGATCCAAAGTGTGAAATCACTCCTTATGCGTTGTCTTGGTATCTAGATTACATGCACGAACTGTGATGCATGACAGTTTGACTGATTCTCTTAAGTTACATCAGCTACACAAAAGTCAGATTAAGCAGCAATATATTAAGAGAACCATAAATAACAAGGatagaattcaagatcataataAATAGAACTATAAAtatgattcataaaaatgaaGAAACACTATTCTATTTTTTTGATGGACAACACTTAATCATAATTTCATAAATAAAAAGTCTTGATAAAAGAAAGGAAACTTAAAGTGAGGCAAATCCTCAATCCGGACTCTACAATGATCAAGACTTTTAAGTATGTGTAGCTTAGCTAAAGAACATGATCAGTGAAGAATGAAATTGAATTGCAACCAACAACAACATATAGTAGATGTACCCCATAGAAAGCTCCCGGTAATGAGATATTGGCATCTTCTCCGATATGGTCTACCAAGTCGTCGATACAGATGTGCTCATCCTCCATGCACTGCTTCAGACCGATCTCAGTGCAGCTTCCAGACCGGAGCACCGGCGAGAACTCCGAACAGGAAGACGTCAAGCCCAAACCACCAACATTAAACTCCTACATAGTGATCACACCAATAAATTCCACAATCCAGGATTCATGCAATGAGAAATTAAATAAAACAGTTGAAGGACGTAATTAGCAGAACAGAGCACACCGATTCAGCTGCGATGTCCAGCCGCGCAGCGCTTGCGCAATGACGAATCACCGATCGGGGCGGCCTCACGGCTCTCGTCGACCTCGGTCCCTCCGGCGCTTCGAGGTCCTCGGCGTCAGGCGTGGATCCGCCATTCATTATGCTCAAAGAAGGCGTCAAGTCGGCCCCTGATACCATCTTCATCAACCTCAGCCACTCGAGAGACTCGAAGCTGCAGAAACCTCACGCCCTTCTCACTCAACAGGAGGAGGATTAGCTACCAATATGGAGCCTTGAGACAACTGAGAAGCAGCCTATAACCCCACCAGCCAGTCTCTACAAGTCAAGGC harbors:
- the LOC135623564 gene encoding probable protein phosphatase 2C 27; this encodes MKMVSGADLTPSLSIMNGGSTPDAEDLEAPEGPRSTRAVRPPRSVIRHCASAARLDIAAESEFNVGGLGLTSSCSEFSPVLRSGSCTEIGLKQCMEDEHICIDDLVDHIGEDANISLPGAFYGVFDGHGGTDAATFVRSNILKFIIEDGYFPSCMEEAIKSAFLRADYAFADACALDITSGTTVLTALIFGRTMYVANAGDCRAVLGRRGRAVELSRDHKPNCSIEKLRIENLGGVVYDGYLNGQISVARALGDWHMKGPKGSACPLSAEPELKETELTEEDEFLIMGCDGLWDVMSSQCAVTTARKELMAHNDPERCSQELVREALKRNSCDNLTVIVVCFSPDPPPQISIQKTTVRRTISVEGLNFLKGVLDNNV